A DNA window from Amycolatopsis sp. DSM 110486 contains the following coding sequences:
- a CDS encoding helix-turn-helix transcriptional regulator, translating into MTGTPDTGDAASGPDEETSFAERLANLISMVHPPDRKPYSYREIAQGVAELTGVSMSATHVQQLAVGARRDPKRSHIQALARFFGVPVTYFFDDDVAERVDGQIADVVAWRDTGARDLAQRAMRLSERDRDTVSALVDQLNSYDAGRERSRRGRKPE; encoded by the coding sequence ATGACCGGGACGCCGGACACCGGGGACGCGGCGAGCGGTCCCGACGAGGAGACCAGCTTCGCCGAACGGCTCGCGAACTTGATCTCGATGGTGCACCCGCCGGACCGCAAGCCCTACTCCTACCGCGAGATCGCGCAGGGGGTCGCCGAGCTCACCGGGGTGAGCATGTCGGCCACCCACGTGCAGCAGCTCGCCGTCGGGGCGCGGCGCGACCCGAAGCGCTCGCACATCCAGGCGCTGGCGCGGTTCTTCGGCGTGCCCGTCACCTACTTCTTCGACGACGACGTGGCCGAGCGCGTCGACGGGCAGATCGCCGACGTCGTCGCGTGGCGCGACACCGGCGCCCGCGACCTCGCGCAGCGCGCGATGCGCCTCTCCGAACGCGACCGCGACACCGTGTCGGCGCTCGTGGACCAGCTCAACAGCTACGACGCCGGGCGCGAGCGCTCCCGCCGCGGGCGCAAACCCGAGTAG
- a CDS encoding NAD(P)-dependent oxidoreductase yields MVLENGPERTPVVVTGGSGFIGRAAVRELRDRGYPVTVVDRVPYVTEDEGVRVVTGDLRDAETREAAVTAGTGAIVHLAALTSVLKSVELPDDTFTENVAVTHGLLELARERGVQTFVLASTNAVIGDVGTSTITVDLPTRPLTPYGATKAACEMLLSGYSGAYGMTTCALRFTNVYGPGMSHKDSFVPRMMRAAMAGEGVRVYGTGEQRRDLVHVDDVVRAIALALESGYSGRAIVGAGHSVSVLEMVQTVRDVTGAELPVEHVAAPKGEMPAVVVDVSASAGTIGFTPAISLADGLATAWKYFSELDLKATP; encoded by the coding sequence ATGGTGCTGGAGAACGGTCCTGAAAGGACACCCGTCGTCGTCACCGGTGGCAGCGGCTTCATCGGCCGCGCGGCCGTGCGCGAGCTGCGTGATCGCGGCTACCCCGTCACCGTCGTGGACCGAGTCCCGTACGTCACCGAAGACGAGGGCGTGCGCGTGGTCACCGGCGATCTTCGCGACGCGGAGACCCGCGAAGCCGCCGTCACCGCGGGTACGGGCGCCATCGTCCACCTCGCGGCGCTCACGTCGGTGCTGAAGTCGGTGGAGCTGCCCGACGACACGTTCACCGAGAACGTCGCCGTGACCCACGGACTGCTGGAGCTCGCGCGCGAACGCGGGGTGCAGACCTTCGTGCTCGCCTCCACCAACGCCGTGATCGGCGACGTCGGCACCTCGACCATCACCGTGGACCTGCCCACGCGGCCGCTCACGCCCTACGGCGCCACGAAAGCCGCGTGCGAGATGCTGCTGTCGGGCTACTCCGGCGCGTACGGCATGACGACGTGCGCCTTGCGGTTCACCAACGTCTACGGCCCCGGCATGTCGCACAAGGACAGCTTCGTGCCGCGCATGATGCGCGCCGCGATGGCGGGCGAGGGCGTGCGCGTGTACGGCACGGGCGAGCAGCGCCGCGACCTCGTGCACGTGGACGACGTGGTGCGCGCCATCGCGCTCGCGCTCGAAAGCGGTTACTCCGGACGGGCGATCGTCGGCGCCGGGCACTCCGTGTCGGTGCTGGAAATGGTGCAGACCGTGCGCGACGTGACGGGTGCCGAGCTGCCCGTGGAACACGTGGCCGCGCCGAAGGGCGAGATGCCCGCGGTCGTCGTCGACGTGTCCGCCAGCGCCGGGACGATCGGCTTCACCCCGGCGATCTCGCTCGCCGACGGTCTCGCCACCGCTTGGAAGTACTTCTCGGAACTGGACCTGAAAGCGACCCCGTGA